The following are encoded together in the Salvia hispanica cultivar TCC Black 2014 chromosome 6, UniMelb_Shisp_WGS_1.0, whole genome shotgun sequence genome:
- the LOC125193596 gene encoding protein STAY-GREEN homolog, chloroplastic-like, whose translation MVTLETALLPSKLRLSNGPSSLLITRKDKKKELVARLVGPAIFEASKLKVVYLGVNNNQEKLDPPKLPRTYTLTHCDITSKLTLAISQTINTSQVQGWYNKLQRDEVVGVWKKIKGKMSLHVHCHISGGHFLLDFFAKLRYYIFCKELPVVLKAFVHGDEKLFKNYPELEEALAWVYFHSNIPEFNKVECWGPLYLATGGPHCHVCDDVEMQHQPCQHCCTCCTPNVSKPTM comes from the exons ATGGTGACATTAGAAACAGCTTTACTTCCATCAAAGCTAAGGCTATCCAATGGCCCTTCCTCTCTTCTTATCACAAGGAAAGACAAGAAGAAAGAACTA GTAGCCAGGTTGGTGGGGCCTGCAATTTTTGAGGCATCAAAGCTCAAAGTTGTGTACTTGGGGGTTAAcaataatcaagaaaaattggaTCCTCCAAAACTTCCAAGAACttacacactcacacactgTGACATCACCTCTAAGCTCACTCTTGCAATCTCACAAACCATCAACACTTCTCAG GTGCAAGGATGGTACAACAAATTACAAAGAGATGAAGTGGTGGGCGTTTGGAAGAAGATCAAAGGAAAAATGTCACTGCATGTACATTGTCACATTAGTGGTGGACACTTTCTTTTGGACTTTTTTGCTAAGCTCAGATATTATATCTTCTGCAAAGAACTCCCTGTG GTGCTTAAGGCATTTGTGCATGGAGATGAAAAGCTGTTTAAGAATTACCCAGAATTGGAGGAAGCTTTGGCTTGGGTTTACTTCCATTCGAATATTCCGGAATTCAACAAGGTCGAGTGCTGGGGCCCACTATACTTGGCTACCGGCGGGCCCCACTGCCACGTCTGTGATGATGTGGAGATGCAGCACCAGCCATGTCAGCATTGTTGCACATGTTGCACACCTAATGTCTCCAAACCCaccatgtag